Proteins encoded within one genomic window of Granulicella pectinivorans:
- the asnS gene encoding asparagine--tRNA ligase has translation MSNLTTIATIGSHEGQTITLRGWLYNLRASGKLLFPIFRDGSGTIQGIVPKAAVPEEVFETLKSLTLESSVIVTGKVRADSRAPSGYEIDVENVEVIQRVADETPFPIQLKEAGVDFLMEHRHLWIRTPRQSAILRVRATIMRAAAEYFDTNGFTRTDPPILTPAACEGTSELFEMDYFDEKAYLTQSGQLYIESTALALGKVYSFGPTFRAEKSKTRRHLTEFWMIEPEVAFCELPELMELAENFISHIVQTVLKHHQADLKVIGRDVTKLETIQAPFPKISYDEAHQMLEDAFEKGLIENRHTYGDDFGSPDETYISNQYDRPVMVHRYPAAVKAFYMQPDAEDPTKALCVDVLAPEGYGEIIGGSQRVDSYNLLRQRILDHNLPLEAFEWYLDLRRYGSVPHSGFGMGIERAVAWICGLDHVRETIPFARTLNRIYP, from the coding sequence ATGTCAAACCTAACCACCATCGCCACCATTGGCTCCCACGAAGGCCAGACCATCACCCTCCGCGGCTGGCTCTACAACCTCCGCGCCTCGGGCAAGCTGCTCTTCCCCATCTTCCGCGACGGCTCCGGCACCATCCAGGGCATCGTCCCCAAGGCCGCCGTCCCCGAAGAAGTGTTCGAGACCTTGAAGAGCCTCACCCTCGAGTCCAGCGTCATCGTCACCGGCAAGGTCCGCGCCGACAGCCGCGCACCCTCCGGATACGAGATCGACGTCGAGAACGTCGAAGTCATCCAGCGCGTCGCCGACGAGACCCCCTTCCCCATCCAGCTCAAAGAAGCAGGCGTCGACTTCCTCATGGAGCACCGCCACCTCTGGATCCGCACCCCCCGCCAGTCCGCCATCCTGCGCGTCCGCGCCACGATCATGCGCGCCGCCGCCGAGTACTTCGACACCAACGGCTTCACCCGCACCGATCCGCCAATTCTGACGCCCGCCGCCTGCGAAGGCACCAGCGAGCTCTTCGAGATGGACTACTTCGACGAGAAGGCCTACCTCACGCAGTCCGGCCAGCTCTACATCGAGAGCACCGCCCTCGCCCTCGGAAAGGTCTACAGCTTCGGCCCGACGTTCCGTGCCGAAAAATCCAAAACCCGCCGTCACCTGACCGAGTTCTGGATGATCGAACCGGAAGTCGCCTTCTGCGAGCTCCCCGAGCTCATGGAGCTCGCCGAAAACTTCATCTCGCACATCGTCCAGACGGTCCTCAAGCATCACCAGGCCGACCTCAAGGTCATTGGCCGCGATGTCACCAAGCTCGAGACCATCCAGGCCCCGTTCCCCAAGATCAGCTACGACGAAGCCCACCAGATGCTCGAAGACGCCTTCGAAAAGGGCCTCATCGAGAACCGTCACACCTACGGCGACGACTTCGGTTCACCCGACGAGACTTACATCTCCAACCAGTACGACCGCCCGGTGATGGTCCACCGTTACCCGGCCGCGGTGAAGGCCTTCTACATGCAGCCCGACGCCGAAGATCCGACAAAGGCTCTTTGCGTGGACGTGCTGGCCCCCGAGGGCTACGGCGAAATCATCGGCGGAAGCCAGCGCGTGGACTCGTACAACCTCCTCCGCCAGCGCATCCTCGACCACAACCTGCCCCTCGAAGCCTTCGAGTGGTACCTCGACCTCCGCCGCTACGGCTCCGTCCCACACTCAGGTTTCGGCATGGGCATCGAGCGCGCCGTGGCCTGGATCTGCGGCCTAGACCACGTCCGCGAAACTATCCCCTTCGCCCGTACCCTCAACCGCATTTATCCTTAG
- a CDS encoding SGNH/GDSL hydrolase family protein has product MTRRMLLGCVLMVGVGSAFGQTAPTAAPAPVAAPKPNPDWAQLGRYKDANATLPAHEAGRVVFYGDSITDAWAKDPAVFFPGKPFVGRGISGQTTPQMLVRFRQDVIDLHPEAVVILAGTNDVAGNTGPMTVEQTEENFMSMAELAKVNHIKVVLCSIMPVLDYPWRRGMEPSPKIQAINTWMKAYAKKSGFTYVDYYSAMDDGTGAAKAGLTKDGVHPTAEGYTLMEPLALAGIAAK; this is encoded by the coding sequence ATGACGCGAAGGATGTTGCTTGGGTGTGTCTTGATGGTGGGTGTGGGAAGTGCGTTCGGCCAAACGGCTCCAACGGCGGCACCGGCTCCGGTGGCGGCTCCGAAGCCAAACCCGGACTGGGCGCAGCTGGGACGGTACAAGGACGCGAACGCGACGCTGCCGGCGCATGAGGCTGGCCGCGTGGTCTTCTACGGCGACTCGATCACCGACGCGTGGGCCAAGGATCCGGCGGTCTTTTTCCCCGGCAAGCCCTTCGTCGGTCGCGGTATCAGCGGTCAAACGACTCCGCAAATGCTTGTCCGGTTCAGGCAGGATGTGATCGATCTGCATCCCGAGGCTGTTGTGATCCTCGCCGGGACCAATGATGTCGCGGGCAACACCGGGCCGATGACGGTGGAGCAGACGGAAGAGAACTTCATGTCGATGGCCGAACTCGCCAAGGTGAACCACATCAAGGTGGTGCTGTGTTCCATCATGCCGGTGCTGGACTATCCATGGAGGCGCGGCATGGAGCCGTCGCCGAAGATCCAGGCGATTAACACGTGGATGAAGGCGTATGCGAAGAAGTCAGGATTCACCTATGTGGATTACTACTCTGCCATGGACGATGGCACGGGAGCGGCGAAGGCAGGGCTGACGAAGGACGGTGTTCATCCCACGGCAGAGGGCTATACGCTGATGGAACCTTTGGCGCTGGCTGGGATCGCGGCGAAGTAG
- a CDS encoding glycoside hydrolase family 76 protein: protein MRRGLWLILVLLASGASGLAQSDTARATQSIKTLQGWYDTPSGLYKTTGWWNSANATTTLVDYSRVFGSKEYLPVLTNTFVMAQNKFPGFLNEYYDDEGWWALAWIDAYDLTGNKAYLAMGESIFADMAASWDDTCSGGIWWSKEKKYKNAIANELFLSAAAHLANRVPGKKDEYRKWADREWAWFAASGMINEKGLVNDGLTIDPATKVCRSNGQKTWSYNQGVVLGGLVELAQINPDAWLKASAKRIALAAIAGLSDQDGVMRDGCEPAKCGEDATQFKGIFARNLGELDRTHPEEAYERFIRRNADAVWGKARGEGGVLGVDWAGPYAAGDASTTSSGLDVLVAAQQSEKR from the coding sequence ATGCGTCGTGGACTTTGGCTTATTTTGGTGCTCCTTGCCAGTGGAGCGAGTGGTTTGGCACAGAGCGATACCGCGCGTGCGACGCAGAGCATCAAGACCCTGCAGGGCTGGTACGACACGCCCTCTGGTCTCTACAAGACCACGGGCTGGTGGAACTCTGCCAACGCCACCACGACGCTGGTCGACTACAGCCGCGTCTTCGGATCGAAGGAGTATTTGCCGGTTCTCACCAACACGTTTGTCATGGCACAGAACAAGTTTCCTGGCTTCTTGAACGAGTACTACGACGATGAGGGATGGTGGGCGCTGGCGTGGATCGACGCATATGACCTGACCGGGAACAAGGCGTATCTGGCGATGGGGGAGTCGATCTTCGCGGACATGGCGGCGTCCTGGGATGACACCTGCTCGGGTGGGATCTGGTGGAGCAAGGAGAAGAAGTACAAGAACGCGATTGCGAATGAGTTGTTTCTCTCGGCCGCGGCGCATCTGGCGAATCGAGTCCCCGGGAAGAAGGATGAGTATCGCAAATGGGCGGACCGGGAGTGGGCGTGGTTTGCGGCTTCGGGGATGATCAACGAGAAAGGGCTGGTCAATGATGGGTTGACGATCGATCCCGCCACGAAGGTCTGCCGCAGCAATGGGCAGAAGACGTGGAGCTATAACCAGGGTGTGGTGCTGGGTGGGCTGGTTGAGCTTGCGCAGATAAATCCGGACGCGTGGCTGAAGGCTTCGGCGAAGAGGATCGCTCTGGCGGCAATTGCGGGACTTTCGGATCAGGACGGTGTGATGCGGGATGGGTGCGAGCCGGCGAAGTGCGGAGAGGATGCTACGCAGTTTAAGGGCATCTTCGCGCGAAACCTGGGGGAGCTGGATAGGACTCATCCGGAGGAGGCGTATGAACGGTTCATCAGACGGAACGCGGATGCGGTCTGGGGAAAGGCTCGCGGCGAGGGCGGGGTGTTAGGGGTCGACTGGGCGGGTCCCTATGCTGCGGGGGATGCTTCGACGACGAGTTCGGGGCTGGATGTGTTGGTGGCCGCGCAACAGTCGGAGAAACGGTAG
- a CDS encoding carboxypeptidase regulatory-like domain-containing protein, whose amino-acid sequence MRNIPKILLALLLFATASVLSAQTFRGGINGTVLDPSGAGIPGAAVVATAVATGVAHNTVTSSSGDFLFQDLPLGNYSVTVTFAGFSTAKYDKIAVSAGSIYTLPVKLALSSTGTIVEVTASAIALDTTTVTQNTVVDAKTVEDMPLNGRDFTQMISLSPGFGGYSGGGFGSLNGTRANQVNWQIDGVDNNDLWHNVPAVNQGGVSGIAGIILPIDAVDQFSAQTQSGPEGGRNPGGTVNLTLRAGTNSLHGTVYYFNRNELFGAKSPFSDTKQKVRNYNTGFSVGGPFIKDKLFGFLTFEHQRFVIGQSGTATEPSIGWQNQAKALLAANNVAVNPVMQNVLNTLWGSSVLAQDTVGTVNNFHSSDPEFGYSWNGLAKVDYNLTPKDTLSAHWFVGQGNQVAPVGSQLLAYYEVAPIHVQNIAIVYNRVISNSITNQLLAGVNYFNQVFNDYQTNQNVQSIGFVTGATFPNAPNITIKGFDPVGLTPPEGRNDITGHLTDQLSWVKGKHQFRFGGEYRNARLDEFYHRHATGSFTFDGSRVSSGSGRVNALADFLAGQSSAANITIGDPERKVLVNTWFLNAGDSWQLSPKLNVNYGIRYDYEGPLHDGLKDMSVFRPELTSTQGLAFQGAQIDSLYPKYYKNISPRIGASYSLDDNTVVHLAYGWYADTPNLNPFLDNRPGNQAPNGVEGNPGGPNPVYSVSANPAAQVAIQSGVPIFPSSIGYPCAPTSTCGVFSVAPNFRPSYNENYSLNVERTLNKFTIAQVGYVGSSARHLLSLLDINQAKTASASQQPGGVYANDFLRQQTRPYFSTYGQYNNINQISSIGTANYNSLQAQLRINGWHHITTQAVYTWAHNLDEVSQYRGTLPQDSTNFKGDYGNSDYDTRHNFTAYASYEIPGSIHVPLLTRGWQVNALANFHGGQPFQIFAGLDNSGTNEGLDRLNQVSKATTGIQGQKPNATWIDLSHFVLPAAGTFGSQRRNQYYGPGYSDVDLSVFKNTKIYERLTLQFRAELFNTFNRINYAPPNVSFASLPNGQFDPSNGSATLFDTIGDYNGAPGIGAGEPFNAQFGVKIIF is encoded by the coding sequence ATGAGAAACATCCCCAAAATTCTTCTGGCGTTACTGCTCTTCGCCACAGCATCGGTACTCTCCGCGCAAACCTTCCGCGGAGGCATTAACGGTACAGTCCTCGATCCCTCCGGTGCTGGTATTCCGGGCGCTGCGGTCGTCGCCACCGCCGTCGCCACCGGCGTAGCCCACAATACCGTGACCTCCTCCTCAGGCGACTTCCTCTTCCAGGATCTCCCTCTCGGCAACTACTCCGTCACCGTCACCTTCGCCGGCTTCTCCACCGCGAAGTACGACAAGATCGCCGTCTCCGCGGGATCCATCTATACCCTCCCGGTCAAGCTCGCCCTCTCGAGCACCGGCACCATCGTCGAGGTCACTGCGTCAGCAATCGCGCTCGACACCACCACCGTCACACAAAACACAGTCGTCGACGCCAAAACCGTCGAAGACATGCCTCTCAACGGACGCGACTTCACCCAGATGATCTCCCTCAGCCCCGGCTTCGGTGGCTACTCCGGCGGCGGCTTCGGATCGCTGAACGGCACGCGCGCCAACCAGGTAAACTGGCAGATCGACGGCGTCGACAACAACGACCTCTGGCACAATGTCCCCGCCGTCAACCAGGGCGGCGTCTCCGGCATCGCCGGCATCATCCTGCCCATCGACGCGGTCGACCAGTTCTCCGCCCAGACACAGTCCGGCCCCGAAGGCGGCCGCAACCCAGGCGGCACCGTCAACCTCACGCTCCGCGCCGGAACCAACTCCCTTCACGGAACCGTCTACTACTTCAATCGCAACGAACTCTTCGGTGCCAAGAGCCCCTTCTCCGACACCAAGCAGAAGGTCCGTAACTACAACACCGGCTTCTCTGTCGGCGGCCCCTTCATCAAGGACAAGCTATTCGGCTTCCTGACCTTCGAACATCAGCGCTTCGTCATCGGCCAGTCCGGCACCGCGACCGAGCCCTCCATCGGCTGGCAGAATCAGGCCAAGGCGCTCCTGGCCGCCAACAACGTCGCCGTCAACCCGGTCATGCAGAACGTTCTCAACACCCTGTGGGGATCGAGCGTGCTCGCGCAGGATACCGTCGGCACGGTCAACAACTTCCACTCCTCCGACCCCGAGTTCGGCTATAGCTGGAACGGCCTCGCCAAGGTCGACTACAACCTCACCCCCAAGGACACCCTCAGCGCCCACTGGTTCGTCGGCCAGGGTAACCAGGTGGCGCCCGTTGGCTCGCAACTGCTCGCCTACTACGAGGTTGCTCCAATCCATGTGCAGAACATCGCCATTGTCTACAACCGCGTCATCTCCAACTCCATCACCAACCAGCTCCTCGCAGGCGTCAACTACTTCAACCAGGTCTTCAACGACTACCAGACCAACCAGAATGTGCAGAGCATCGGCTTCGTCACCGGCGCCACCTTCCCCAACGCGCCCAACATCACCATCAAGGGCTTCGATCCCGTCGGCCTGACGCCTCCCGAAGGCCGTAACGACATCACCGGACACCTCACCGACCAACTCTCCTGGGTGAAGGGCAAGCACCAGTTCCGCTTCGGCGGCGAATACCGCAATGCCCGCCTTGACGAGTTCTACCACCGCCACGCCACCGGATCCTTCACCTTCGATGGCAGCCGCGTCAGCAGCGGCTCCGGTCGCGTCAACGCCCTCGCCGACTTCCTCGCCGGTCAATCCTCCGCCGCCAACATCACCATCGGCGACCCCGAGCGCAAGGTGCTGGTCAACACCTGGTTCCTGAATGCCGGCGACTCCTGGCAGCTCAGCCCCAAGCTCAACGTCAACTACGGTATCCGCTACGACTATGAAGGCCCGCTCCACGACGGCCTGAAGGACATGTCCGTCTTCCGTCCGGAGCTGACCTCCACCCAGGGCCTCGCCTTCCAGGGCGCGCAGATCGACTCGCTCTATCCCAAGTACTACAAGAACATCAGCCCACGCATCGGAGCCAGCTACTCGCTCGACGACAACACCGTCGTTCACCTCGCCTATGGCTGGTACGCCGACACCCCGAACCTGAATCCCTTCCTCGACAACCGTCCCGGCAATCAGGCCCCCAACGGCGTCGAAGGAAACCCCGGAGGCCCGAACCCGGTCTACTCGGTAAGCGCCAATCCTGCCGCGCAGGTCGCGATCCAGTCCGGCGTTCCGATCTTCCCCTCTTCCATCGGCTACCCCTGCGCTCCCACCTCCACCTGCGGCGTCTTCTCAGTCGCGCCTAACTTCCGTCCCTCGTACAACGAGAACTACAGCCTCAATGTAGAGCGCACGCTGAACAAGTTCACCATCGCGCAGGTCGGCTACGTCGGTTCGAGCGCTCGTCACCTGCTCAGCCTCCTCGACATCAACCAGGCGAAGACGGCATCGGCCAGCCAGCAACCCGGCGGTGTCTATGCCAACGATTTCCTGCGCCAGCAGACACGCCCCTACTTCAGCACCTACGGCCAGTACAACAACATCAACCAGATCTCTTCGATCGGCACGGCCAACTACAACTCGCTGCAGGCTCAGCTCCGCATCAACGGCTGGCACCACATCACCACCCAGGCCGTATACACCTGGGCGCACAATCTCGACGAGGTCTCGCAGTACCGCGGCACCCTCCCGCAGGACAGCACCAACTTCAAGGGCGACTACGGAAACTCCGACTACGACACCCGCCACAACTTCACCGCCTATGCGAGCTATGAGATTCCAGGCTCCATCCACGTTCCTCTGCTCACACGCGGATGGCAGGTCAACGCGCTGGCCAACTTCCACGGCGGCCAGCCGTTCCAGATCTTTGCCGGCCTCGACAACAGCGGAACCAATGAAGGCCTCGATCGCCTGAACCAGGTATCGAAGGCCACCACCGGCATCCAGGGACAGAAGCCCAACGCCACTTGGATTGATCTCTCCCACTTCGTCCTGCCCGCCGCCGGCACCTTCGGCTCGCAGCGACGCAACCAGTACTACGGCCCTGGCTACTCGGATGTTGACCTTTCGGTCTTCAAGAACACGAAGATCTACGAGCGCCTCACCCTCCAGTTCCGCGCCGAGCTCTTCAACACCTTCAACCGCATCAACTACGCGCCACCCAATGTCAGCTTCGCTTCGCTGCCCAACGGTCAGTTCGACCCCTCCAACGGCAGCGCAACCCTCTTCGACACCATCGGCGACTACAACGGAGCCCCCGGCATCGGAGCAGGCGAACCCTTCAACGCGCAGTTCGGCGTGAAGATCATCTTCTAA
- a CDS encoding FliM/FliN family flagellar motor C-terminal domain-containing protein, whose protein sequence is MSDEMRLGNEDAAWPANGLDTSEVRRMALALQGEAVPALGSPLSKERWGAYAEVEARLSVEVPLPRMSLKELLAMKPGTLLRSDWQISQDVSLRVGDVFLAFVSCEPAGDRLGVRINGFDQTAGAL, encoded by the coding sequence ATGAGCGACGAGATGAGGCTTGGGAACGAAGACGCGGCGTGGCCGGCGAATGGGCTGGATACGTCGGAGGTGCGGAGGATGGCACTGGCTTTGCAGGGGGAGGCGGTGCCTGCGCTGGGGAGTCCGCTCTCGAAGGAGCGATGGGGAGCGTATGCGGAGGTGGAGGCGAGGCTTTCGGTGGAGGTGCCGTTGCCGAGGATGTCGCTGAAGGAGCTGCTGGCGATGAAGCCGGGGACGCTGCTGCGCTCGGACTGGCAGATCTCGCAGGACGTGTCGTTGCGGGTGGGGGATGTGTTCCTGGCGTTTGTGAGCTGCGAGCCAGCGGGGGACAGGCTGGGGGTGAGGATCAACGGATTCGATCAGACGGCGGGGGCTCTGTGA
- a CDS encoding sugar phosphate isomerase/epimerase family protein: MQLGISSHVLLQQRLHPTHLDAFAAAGARHIELFAARNHFDYTDRNAVKEIAAWFRSSEIKPSLHQPTDAESRWTRHSAPTLNLVAPDKFRRIEAQDEIKRALETAEQIPFTTLTLHLGLNHDAWDDTILEHCLTTVEHLKAFAGPLGVKLLIENLYNDVATPAHLMSILKIGHFDSVNIAFDLGHAHLAPNQPLDGIEPALKLIKPRIGALHLHDNDANTDQHLWPLTMEKGGIDWAKVLPQLPTNVPAIVEIAHDPPLDIDTIVTKFTATFDTIRSLEDAASA; the protein is encoded by the coding sequence ATGCAACTTGGAATCTCGTCTCACGTTCTTCTTCAGCAGCGCCTGCACCCCACGCACCTTGACGCCTTCGCCGCCGCCGGCGCGCGTCACATCGAACTCTTTGCCGCACGGAACCACTTCGACTACACCGATCGCAACGCCGTCAAGGAGATCGCAGCTTGGTTCCGCTCCAGCGAGATCAAGCCGAGCCTGCACCAGCCCACCGACGCCGAATCCCGCTGGACCCGCCACTCCGCGCCCACACTCAACCTCGTCGCGCCCGACAAGTTTCGGCGCATCGAGGCCCAGGACGAGATCAAGCGTGCCCTCGAGACCGCCGAACAGATCCCCTTCACCACCCTGACGCTGCATCTCGGCCTCAACCACGACGCCTGGGACGACACCATCCTCGAGCACTGCCTCACCACCGTCGAACACCTCAAGGCCTTCGCTGGCCCCCTCGGCGTAAAACTTCTCATCGAAAACCTCTACAACGACGTGGCCACGCCCGCGCACCTGATGAGCATCCTGAAGATCGGCCACTTCGACTCCGTCAACATCGCCTTCGACCTCGGCCACGCACACCTCGCACCCAACCAGCCCCTCGACGGCATCGAGCCCGCCCTCAAGCTCATCAAACCCCGCATCGGTGCCCTCCATCTGCACGACAACGACGCCAACACCGACCAGCACCTGTGGCCTCTTACTATGGAGAAGGGAGGCATCGACTGGGCCAAGGTCCTGCCGCAGCTCCCCACCAACGTCCCCGCCATCGTCGAGATCGCCCACGACCCACCCCTCGACATCGACACCATCGTGACGAAGTTCACAGCCACCTTCGACACCATCCGCAGCCTAGAAGACGCCGCAAGCGCCTAG
- a CDS encoding acyltransferase family protein — MARGYRPDVDGLRAVAVLLVVGRHLRVSWLSGGFVGVDVFFVISGYLISSIIMPQILDGTFSLTGFYERRIRRIFPALAVMLAVSSLLAWKYLLPSEMVGYARSMVGALFGFSNVVFWNWVGYFDGPNELKPLLHTWSLGVEEQFYLCFPLLLLAGRRLGVTAFKRWVCGLTVVSFVAACGMTLYLPSDAFYFAPLRAWELLLGILVSQAYVPSIRTSAGRNVAACAGLAMILATGLLYTAKTSFPGLGALPPCLGAALIIAAGETGTSFVGQFLSLRPMVFVGLISYSLYLWHWPVQVFYDYAHLLTGRHEDDWRAVGFVFTISFVVAVLSWAFVERPVRAGRLWPSRGRLFLGSGAFAGVALLLAAGVVRSEGAPKRFSAETVAMARYLDYDNHDEDRWGRCAFGPLLTTVSMLDRTACLPYSEGKKHLLLVGDSHAAHLWPGFAAVFPEFEVSQVNMSECPILAGMDTAPKACGAMSRFIFEDWLPHHPVDALLVSYRWTEGSLPDAEALVAYGRAHHVNVILFGPSVEYAIALPRLLAMGADAHEQEVGWPRAMDLRMKQMAKDRWGVEYISFFDDVCAGGCPVYAAPGMPMGFDANHLTAAGAKVFLADVKTSGEIR; from the coding sequence ATGGCGCGGGGCTACAGACCGGATGTGGATGGGTTGCGTGCGGTGGCCGTACTGCTAGTGGTGGGGCGGCATTTGCGGGTGAGCTGGCTGAGCGGCGGGTTTGTCGGTGTGGATGTCTTTTTTGTGATCTCGGGGTACCTGATCAGCTCGATCATCATGCCTCAGATTCTGGATGGGACGTTCTCGCTCACAGGCTTCTACGAGCGGCGAATCCGTCGCATCTTCCCGGCTCTGGCGGTCATGCTCGCGGTGTCCTCTCTGCTCGCGTGGAAGTATCTTCTTCCGTCGGAGATGGTGGGGTATGCGCGGTCGATGGTTGGAGCCCTGTTCGGCTTCTCGAACGTGGTCTTCTGGAACTGGGTGGGTTACTTCGACGGGCCGAACGAGCTGAAGCCTTTGCTGCATACCTGGTCGCTGGGCGTGGAGGAACAGTTCTACCTGTGCTTTCCTCTACTTCTTCTGGCGGGCCGGCGGTTGGGCGTGACGGCCTTCAAACGATGGGTGTGTGGGTTGACGGTCGTGAGCTTCGTGGCCGCATGTGGCATGACGCTGTATCTGCCCTCGGACGCCTTCTACTTCGCTCCGTTGCGCGCCTGGGAGCTTCTTCTCGGCATCCTCGTCTCGCAGGCCTACGTTCCTTCGATCCGCACCAGCGCGGGCCGCAATGTTGCCGCCTGTGCAGGTCTTGCGATGATCCTGGCGACGGGCCTGCTCTACACCGCGAAGACCTCCTTTCCCGGCCTCGGAGCCTTGCCGCCATGCCTGGGGGCGGCGCTGATCATCGCGGCGGGTGAGACAGGCACGTCGTTTGTCGGGCAATTCCTTAGCCTGCGCCCCATGGTCTTCGTCGGTCTCATCTCCTACTCGCTCTACCTGTGGCACTGGCCCGTGCAGGTCTTCTATGACTACGCGCACCTGCTGACGGGAAGGCACGAAGATGACTGGCGCGCCGTCGGCTTCGTCTTCACGATCTCGTTTGTGGTGGCCGTTCTCTCCTGGGCATTTGTCGAAAGGCCAGTGCGCGCGGGGCGGCTTTGGCCTTCGCGGGGGAGGCTATTTCTTGGTAGCGGAGCGTTCGCGGGAGTGGCCCTTCTGCTTGCGGCGGGTGTTGTCAGGAGCGAGGGTGCGCCAAAGCGGTTCTCCGCTGAAACCGTCGCGATGGCCCGGTATCTGGACTATGACAACCATGACGAAGATCGTTGGGGGCGATGCGCGTTTGGGCCTCTGCTGACCACGGTGTCGATGCTCGATCGGACGGCCTGTCTTCCTTACTCGGAGGGCAAGAAGCATCTTCTTCTGGTCGGCGATAGTCACGCGGCGCATCTCTGGCCTGGGTTTGCCGCTGTCTTTCCGGAGTTCGAGGTGTCGCAGGTCAACATGTCGGAGTGCCCCATCCTCGCCGGGATGGATACTGCTCCCAAGGCATGCGGAGCGATGTCGCGCTTCATCTTCGAAGACTGGCTCCCGCACCATCCTGTGGACGCGCTGCTGGTCTCGTATCGTTGGACCGAGGGCAGCCTGCCGGATGCGGAGGCGCTGGTGGCCTACGGAAGGGCGCACCATGTGAACGTGATCTTGTTCGGTCCCAGTGTGGAGTACGCTATCGCGTTGCCTCGTCTGCTGGCCATGGGCGCGGATGCTCACGAGCAGGAAGTCGGATGGCCGCGCGCGATGGACCTGCGGATGAAGCAGATGGCGAAGGATCGCTGGGGCGTGGAGTACATCTCGTTCTTCGACGATGTCTGCGCGGGAGGCTGTCCAGTTTACGCTGCGCCCGGGATGCCGATGGGCTTTGATGCGAACCACCTGACCGCAGCCGGAGCGAAGGTGTTTCTCGCGGACGTAAAGACGAGCGGGGAGATTCGTTAG
- a CDS encoding FliM/FliN family flagellar motor switch protein, which produces MEHALEDLSVDAMLRIGATTLPLRSILNIKVGEVVALDRPLVGTVEVIAGGRTVATGELVLVDGCFAVQVTEVSGMSMHLPGEG; this is translated from the coding sequence ATGGAACATGCGCTGGAGGATCTGTCGGTTGATGCGATGCTGCGGATCGGGGCGACGACGCTTCCGCTGCGGAGCATTCTGAATATCAAGGTGGGCGAGGTGGTGGCGCTGGACCGGCCTCTGGTGGGGACAGTGGAGGTGATCGCTGGGGGACGGACGGTGGCTACCGGGGAGTTGGTGCTGGTGGATGGGTGCTTTGCGGTGCAGGTGACGGAGGTTTCGGGGATGTCGATGCATCTGCCGGGGGAGGGCTAA